The following are encoded together in the Drosophila sechellia strain sech25 chromosome 3R, ASM438219v1, whole genome shotgun sequence genome:
- the LOC6606442 gene encoding odorant receptor 88a has translation MVNASMVPFCLSALLNVLFFGCNGWDIIGHLCLGRPANQNPPVLSITIYFSIRGLMLFLKRKEIVEFVNDLDRECPRDLVSQLGMQMDETYRNFWQRYRFIRIYSHVGGPMFCVVPLALFLLTHEGKDTPVAQHEQLLGGWLPFGVRKDPNFYLLVWFIDLMCTTCGVSFFITFDNLFNVMQGHLVMHLGHLARQFSSIDPRQSLTDEKRFFADLRLLVQRQQLLNGLCRKYNDIFKVAFLVSNFVGAGSLCFYLFMLSETSDVLIIAQYILPTLVLVGFTFEICLRGTQLEAASEGLESSLRSQEWYLGSRRYRKFYLLWTQYCQRTQKLGAFGLIQVNMVHFTEIMQLAYRLFTFLKSH, from the exons ATGGTGAACGCATCCATGGTGCCCTTCTGCTTGTCGGCGTTACTCAATGTCCTGTTTTTCGGCTGCAATGGTTGGGACATCATAGGACATCTTTGCCTGGGACGTCCTGCCAACCAGAATCCGCCGGTGCTTAGCATCACCATTTACTTCTCGATCAGGGGATTGATGCTATTCCTGAAACGAAAGGAAATCGTTGAGTTTGTGAACGACTTGGATCGGGAGTGCCCGCGTGACTTGGTCAGCCAGTTGGGCATGCAAATGGATGAGACGTACCGAAACTTTTGGCAGCGCTATCGTTTTATCCGTATCTACTCCCATGTGGGTGGTCCGATGTTCTGCGTAGTGCCATTAGCCCTATTCCTCCTGACCCACGAGGGTAAAGATACTCCTGTCGCTCAGCACGAACAGCTCCTTGGAGGATGGCTGCCATTCGGTGTGCGAAAAGACCCAAATTTCTACCTTTTAGTCTGGTTCATCGACCTGATGTGCACCACTTGCGGCGTCTCCTTTTTCATCACCTTCGACAACCTGTTCAATGTGATGCAGGGACATTTGGTCATGCATTTGGGCCATCTTGCTCGCCAGTTTTCGTCCATCGATCCTCGCCAGAGTTTGACCGATGAGAAGCGATTCTTTGCGGATCTTAGGTTATTAGTTCAGAGGCAGCAGCTTCTTAATGGTTTGTGCAGAaa ATACAACGACATATTTAAAGTGGCCTTCCTGGTGAGCAACTTTGTAGGCGCCGGTTCCCTCTGCTTCTACCTCTTTATGCTCTCGGAGACATCAGATGTCCTTATCATTGCCCAGTACATATTACCCACTTTGGTCCTGGTGGGCTTCACATTTGAGATTTGTCTACGGGGAACCCAACTGGAGGCGGCG TCGGAGGGGCTGGAATCGTCGTTGCGAAGCCAGGAATGGTATTTGGGAAGCAGGCGGTACAGGAAGTTCTATTTGCTCTGGACACAATATTGCCAGCGAACACAGAAACTGGGCGCCTTTGGGCTAATCCAAGTCAATATGGTGCACTTCACCGAA ATAATGCAGCTGGCTTATAGACTCTTCACTTTCCTTAAATCTCACTAA
- the LOC6606439 gene encoding abl interactor 2 isoform X3, translating to MLTETPMASENIMDELASLIRTEIPDGRQSLRDSYTNLERVADYCEDTYYRADNKKAALEATKNYTTQSLASVAYQINTLAYSYMQLLELQAQQLGEMESQMNHIAQTVHIHKEKVARREIGVLTANKVSSRQFKIVAPINPEKPIKYVRKPIDYSMLDEIGHGINSAQHSQVRQKHRGSSHGSVQSLLPPSVGPPPTTKPPTPPQMSRAGNTGTLGKSVSNTGTLGKSSREYRTPPVVNPPQVPSHYAPNYPIGHPKRMSTASSTMTTTTTGGGAAGNERAAGYSALPMPPSQQIATHVNLPSAGMMQSLPPPPPTTYDDRSSMPPAPPSPLTVSQHEMTEQSHIGMHTLGRNINRNHFSLNFARPGSQSPPLPPPPPPEDEHQDFGRPRTSTGPQLAPIVPEDQNLPGWVPKNFIEKVVAIYDYYADKDDELSFQESSVLYVLKKNDDGWWEGVMDGVTGLFPGNYVEPCV from the exons ATGTTGACCGAAACCCCCATGGCCAGCGAGAACATCATGGACGAACTAGCCTCTCTGATACGCACCGAGATCCCCGATGGCCGCCAGAGTCTGCGGGACAGCTACACGAACCTGGAGCGGGTGGCCGACTACTGCGAGGACACCTACTACCGCGCGGACAACAAGAAGGCGGCCCTGGAGGCCACCAAGAACTATACCACCCAGTCGCTGGCCAGCGTGGCCTACCAGATCAACACGCTCGCCTACAGCTATATGCAGCTCCTCGAGCTCCAGGCCCAGCAGCTCGGCGAGATGGAGTCCCAGATGAACCACATCGCCCAGACGGTGCACATCCACAAGGAGAAGGTGGCCAGGAG AGAGATTGGCGTGCTTACGGCTAACAAGGTGAGCTCGCGCCAGTTTAAGATCGTGGCGCCCATCAATCCGGAGAAGCCCATCAAGTATGTGCGCAAGCCCATCGACTACTCGATGTTGGACGAGATTGGCCACGGCATTAACTCGGCCCAGCACTCGCAGGTGCGACAGAAACATCGAGGCTCCAGCCATGGGTCCGTGCAATCCCTATTGCCACCGTCGGTGGGACCTCCGCCAACCACAAAGCCCCCAACTCCGCCGCAGATGTCGCGGGCTGGGAACACTGGCACCCTGGGCAAGTCGGTCAGCAATACCGGGACACTAGGCAAAAGCTCGCGGGAGTACCGCACTCCGCCTGTGGTCAATCCACCACAGGTGCCATCGCATTACGCTCCAAACTATCCTATTGGACATCCAAAGCGAATGTCGACGGCTTCTTCAACGATGACGACCACCACCACAGGCGGCGGAGCGGCGGGCAATGAGCGAGCTGCTGGCTACAGTGCACTCCCGATGCCACCAAGCCAGCAGATAGCCACCCATGTTAACCTGCCCTCCGCGGGCATGATGCAATCgctgccaccgccgccgcccacTACATACGACGATCGGAGCAGCATGCCAC CAGCTCCTCCTTCGCCACTAACGGTGTCGCAGCACGAGATGACCGAGCAGAGTCACATTGGCATGCACACTTTGGGACGCAATATCAACAG GAATCACTTCAGCTTGAATTTCGCTCGTCCCGGCTCACAGTCGCCTCCCTTGCCACCTCCGCCACCGCCGGAGGATGAGCATCAGGACTTCGGACGACCACGCACATCGACGGGACCGCAGCTGGCGCCCATAGTGCCCGAGGATCAGAACCTACCCGGTTGGGTGCCCAAGAACTTCATTGAGAAGG TGGTAGCAATCTACGACTATTATGCCGACAAGGACGACGAGCTGAGCTTCCAAGAAAGCTCAGTGCTGTACGTGCTCAAGAAAAACGACGACGGCTGGTGGGAGGGCGTCATGGATGGAGTTACCGGTCTGTTTCCGGGCAACTACGTAGAACCGTGTGTCTAA
- the LOC6606439 gene encoding abl interactor 2 isoform X2: MLTETPMASENIMDELASLIRTEIPDGRQSLRDSYTNLERVADYCEDTYYRADNKKAALEATKNYTTQSLASVAYQINTLAYSYMQLLELQAQQLGEMESQMNHIAQTVHIHKEKVARREIGVLTANKVSSRQFKIVAPINPEKPIKYVRKPIDYSMLDEIGHGINSAQHSQVRQKHRGSSHGSVQSLLPPSVGPPPTTKPPTPPQMSRAGNTGTLGKSVSNTGTLGKSSREYRTPPVVNPPQVPSHYAPNYPIGHPKRMSTASSTMTTTTTGGGAAGNERAAGYSALPMPPSQQIATHVNLPSAGMMQSLPPPPPTTYDDRSSMPPPPSPLTVSQHEMTEQSHIGMHTLGRNINRNPNRNHFSLNFARPGSQSPPLPPPPPPEDEHQDFGRPRTSTGPQLAPIVPEDQNLPGWVPKNFIEKVVAIYDYYADKDDELSFQESSVLYVLKKNDDGWWEGVMDGVTGLFPGNYVEPCV, from the exons ATGTTGACCGAAACCCCCATGGCCAGCGAGAACATCATGGACGAACTAGCCTCTCTGATACGCACCGAGATCCCCGATGGCCGCCAGAGTCTGCGGGACAGCTACACGAACCTGGAGCGGGTGGCCGACTACTGCGAGGACACCTACTACCGCGCGGACAACAAGAAGGCGGCCCTGGAGGCCACCAAGAACTATACCACCCAGTCGCTGGCCAGCGTGGCCTACCAGATCAACACGCTCGCCTACAGCTATATGCAGCTCCTCGAGCTCCAGGCCCAGCAGCTCGGCGAGATGGAGTCCCAGATGAACCACATCGCCCAGACGGTGCACATCCACAAGGAGAAGGTGGCCAGGAG AGAGATTGGCGTGCTTACGGCTAACAAGGTGAGCTCGCGCCAGTTTAAGATCGTGGCGCCCATCAATCCGGAGAAGCCCATCAAGTATGTGCGCAAGCCCATCGACTACTCGATGTTGGACGAGATTGGCCACGGCATTAACTCGGCCCAGCACTCGCAGGTGCGACAGAAACATCGAGGCTCCAGCCATGGGTCCGTGCAATCCCTATTGCCACCGTCGGTGGGACCTCCGCCAACCACAAAGCCCCCAACTCCGCCGCAGATGTCGCGGGCTGGGAACACTGGCACCCTGGGCAAGTCGGTCAGCAATACCGGGACACTAGGCAAAAGCTCGCGGGAGTACCGCACTCCGCCTGTGGTCAATCCACCACAGGTGCCATCGCATTACGCTCCAAACTATCCTATTGGACATCCAAAGCGAATGTCGACGGCTTCTTCAACGATGACGACCACCACCACAGGCGGCGGAGCGGCGGGCAATGAGCGAGCTGCTGGCTACAGTGCACTCCCGATGCCACCAAGCCAGCAGATAGCCACCCATGTTAACCTGCCCTCCGCGGGCATGATGCAATCgctgccaccgccgccgcccacTACATACGACGATCGGAGCAGCATGCCAC CTCCTCCTTCGCCACTAACGGTGTCGCAGCACGAGATGACCGAGCAGAGTCACATTGGCATGCACACTTTGGGACGCAATATCAACAG GAATCCAAATAG GAATCACTTCAGCTTGAATTTCGCTCGTCCCGGCTCACAGTCGCCTCCCTTGCCACCTCCGCCACCGCCGGAGGATGAGCATCAGGACTTCGGACGACCACGCACATCGACGGGACCGCAGCTGGCGCCCATAGTGCCCGAGGATCAGAACCTACCCGGTTGGGTGCCCAAGAACTTCATTGAGAAGG TGGTAGCAATCTACGACTATTATGCCGACAAGGACGACGAGCTGAGCTTCCAAGAAAGCTCAGTGCTGTACGTGCTCAAGAAAAACGACGACGGCTGGTGGGAGGGCGTCATGGATGGAGTTACCGGTCTGTTTCCGGGCAACTACGTAGAACCGTGTGTCTAA
- the LOC6606440 gene encoding kinesin-like protein KIF19 translates to MAASAGASSWSGSSGGSNSSQGRSIATAQPAQEERLVVAVRVRPSMEATERCIEVVSGGSLLYDDGGKSRPRQYSYDHVFRENDSQEQVYKTTTAPLVRDVLNGLNAAVFAYGATGSGKTHTMLGPVPRKKPQTSDRAPPTASCDSTDVSSQDIGLMVRAIEDIFSHIESAEADSCRVSISYLEIYNELIRDLLNPGGPLELREDHRGQRITVAGLSEITTSSRKEVVSLLLKGNKARTMEPTAANQTSSRSHALLSIMVQARTPLGTKQGRLFLTDLAGSERAKKTKNRGKRLQEGAHINRSLLALGNVINGLSGGARYVNYRDSKLTRLLKEALSGRCKTVMIAHVAPESKHRDETKNTLVYADRANSITTKLQNSVYIDEFKDFPTKHYQSLVSELREEVSRLRTKMLTERPRSGAAAAAAAAAASGSAGAAGSGAGSEAVQEQDEQRKTELRYLREQIVLTFKQQMKLRRKLLEAESHLLGLELDAERQHLIISHWQGRIGKLYDAIGDDDIESEGSVALKNAWGELAAIEKETRRYKEIRERTEHELEQCRQKGVKLEDELPERISSDEERELLALLCRVHELEADKVSLQAERLARQAELRRRDLQLLRAERQRRLCEDIISSQRRLIEEGNVDLPDELRELYGLYQQEIHAGVVTPSTSNNERKLPPIYTAGSDSPGSSSSSEWSPASPLPQIDNQMDPVDRVMGPPVNPRLPRLSAATSANILAGGPRRPSLRVARNPHPHP, encoded by the exons ATGGCGGCCAGTGCTGGAGCGAGCAGCTGGTCGGGCAGCAGTGGGGGCAGCAACTCCTCCCAAGGACGATCCATTGCTACAGCTCAACCGGCGCAGGAGGAGAGATTAGTG GTGGCAGTTCGGGTTCGACCCAGTATGGAGGCCACGGAACGCTGCATCGAAGTCGTCTCCGGCGGATCACTTCTGTACGATGATGGCGGAAAGAGTCGTCCACGGCAGTATTCGTACGATCATGTATTCCGCGAGAACGATAGCCAGGAGCAGGTTTACAAAACGACTACGGCTCCCTTGGTCAGGGATGTCCTGAACGGTCTGAATGCGGCCGTTTTCGCCTATGGAGCCACGGGATCCGGAAAGACGCACACCATGCTGGGACCTGTGCCGCGCAAGAAACCGCAGACCAGCGATCGCGCCCCACCCACCGCATCCTGTGATTCCACAGACGTAAGCAGCCAGGACATCGGGCTAATGGTGCGCGCCATAGAAGATATATTCAGTCACATCGAGTCAGCGGAGGCGGATTCGTGTCGCGTTTCCATATCCTACCTGGAGATATACAACGAGCTTATAAGGGACCTCCTTAATCCTGGAGGACCCTTGGAGCTGCGAGAGGATCATCGTGGCCAGCGTATCACCGTGGCTGGTCTCTCGGAGATTACCACTTCCAGCAGAAAGGAGGTTGTGAGTCTGTTGCTCAAGGGAAACAAGGCCAGGACCATGGAGCCGACGGCCGCGAATCAAACCTCCTCACGCAGTCACGCCCTTCTGAGTATTATGGTTCAGGCAAGGACGCCTCTGGGCACCAAGCAAGGACGACTCTTTCTCACCGATCTGGCTGGATCGGAGCGGGCTAAGAAAACAAAGAATAGGGGTAAACGACTGCAGGAAGGTGCCCACATAAACCGAAGCTTGCTGGCGCTGGGCAACGTTATCAATGGACTATCCGGCGGAGCTAGGTATGTCAACTACCGCGACTCCAAGCTAACCAGGCTGCTCAAGGAGGCGCTGAGTGGTCGCTGCAAGACCGTAATGATTGCCCATGTTGCACCGGAAAGTAAGCACCGCGATGAGACCAAGAACACTCTGGTTTACGCCGATCGAGCTAATAGCATCACCACCAAGCTCCAGAACTCCGTGTACATCGATGAGTTCAAGGACTTTCCCACCAAACACTACCAAAGTCTCGTTTCGGAGCTGCGCGAAGAAGTATCACGTCTGCGAACCAAGATGCTAACCGAAAGGCCTCGGagtggagcagctgcagcagcggcagccgcagcagcttCTGGCTCTGCTGGAGCCGCCGGATCTGGAGCTGGATCGGAAGCTGTACAGGAACAGGACGAACAGCGCAAGACGGAACTCCGTTACCTGCGCGAACAGATCGTTCTCACCTTTAAGCAGCAGATGAAACTGCGCAGGAAACTCCTCGAGGCCGAGAGCCATCTACTGGGCTTGGAACTGGACGCTGAGCGGCAGCATTTGATTATCTCCCACTGGCAAGGACGCATTGGGAAACTATATGACGCAATAGGCGATGACG ACATTGAATCAGAGGGATCGGTGGCTTTGAAAAATGCCTGGGGAGAACTGGCGGCCATAGAGAAGGAAACTCGCCGCTACAAGGAAATCCGCGAGAGGACGGAGCACGAACTGGAGCAATGCCGCCAGAAGGGAGTCAAACTGGAGGAT GAACTTCCGGAGCGCATTAGCAGTGATGAGGAACGCGAACTGCTAGCCCTGCTCTGCCGCGTCCACGAGTTGGAGGCGGACAAGGTATCCCTGCAGGCGGAGCGGCTGGCTCGCCAAGCGGAGCTGCGCAGGCGTGACCTTCAACTGCTTAGGGCAGAAAGACAGCGACGCCTCTGCGAGGACATCATAAGCTCCCAGAGGAGGCTCATCGAAGAGGGCAACGTGGATCTGCCGGATGAGTTGCGGGAGCTTTATGGGCTGTACCAGCAGGAGATACATGCTGGCGTGGTCACACccagcaccagcaacaacgAACGGAAACTACCTCCCATCTATACTGCGGG ATCTGACTCACCCGGCTCCAGTTCCAGTTCAGAGTGGTCGCCGGCCTCGCCCCTGCCTCAAATCGACAACCAGATGGATCCTGTCGACCGAGTCATGGGCCCACCCGTCAATCCGCGTCTGCCCCGGCTTTCCGCAGCCACAAGTGCGAATATTCTAGCCGGAGGACCACGGCGCCCTTCGTTAAGGGTGGCCAGgaatccacatccacatccgtaG
- the LOC6606439 gene encoding abl interactor 2 isoform X1 gives MLTETPMASENIMDELASLIRTEIPDGRQSLRDSYTNLERVADYCEDTYYRADNKKAALEATKNYTTQSLASVAYQINTLAYSYMQLLELQAQQLGEMESQMNHIAQTVHIHKEKVARREIGVLTANKVSSRQFKIVAPINPEKPIKYVRKPIDYSMLDEIGHGINSAQHSQVRQKHRGSSHGSVQSLLPPSVGPPPTTKPPTPPQMSRAGNTGTLGKSVSNTGTLGKSSREYRTPPVVNPPQVPSHYAPNYPIGHPKRMSTASSTMTTTTTGGGAAGNERAAGYSALPMPPSQQIATHVNLPSAGMMQSLPPPPPTTYDDRSSMPPAPPSPLTVSQHEMTEQSHIGMHTLGRNINRNPNRNHFSLNFARPGSQSPPLPPPPPPEDEHQDFGRPRTSTGPQLAPIVPEDQNLPGWVPKNFIEKVVAIYDYYADKDDELSFQESSVLYVLKKNDDGWWEGVMDGVTGLFPGNYVEPCV, from the exons ATGTTGACCGAAACCCCCATGGCCAGCGAGAACATCATGGACGAACTAGCCTCTCTGATACGCACCGAGATCCCCGATGGCCGCCAGAGTCTGCGGGACAGCTACACGAACCTGGAGCGGGTGGCCGACTACTGCGAGGACACCTACTACCGCGCGGACAACAAGAAGGCGGCCCTGGAGGCCACCAAGAACTATACCACCCAGTCGCTGGCCAGCGTGGCCTACCAGATCAACACGCTCGCCTACAGCTATATGCAGCTCCTCGAGCTCCAGGCCCAGCAGCTCGGCGAGATGGAGTCCCAGATGAACCACATCGCCCAGACGGTGCACATCCACAAGGAGAAGGTGGCCAGGAG AGAGATTGGCGTGCTTACGGCTAACAAGGTGAGCTCGCGCCAGTTTAAGATCGTGGCGCCCATCAATCCGGAGAAGCCCATCAAGTATGTGCGCAAGCCCATCGACTACTCGATGTTGGACGAGATTGGCCACGGCATTAACTCGGCCCAGCACTCGCAGGTGCGACAGAAACATCGAGGCTCCAGCCATGGGTCCGTGCAATCCCTATTGCCACCGTCGGTGGGACCTCCGCCAACCACAAAGCCCCCAACTCCGCCGCAGATGTCGCGGGCTGGGAACACTGGCACCCTGGGCAAGTCGGTCAGCAATACCGGGACACTAGGCAAAAGCTCGCGGGAGTACCGCACTCCGCCTGTGGTCAATCCACCACAGGTGCCATCGCATTACGCTCCAAACTATCCTATTGGACATCCAAAGCGAATGTCGACGGCTTCTTCAACGATGACGACCACCACCACAGGCGGCGGAGCGGCGGGCAATGAGCGAGCTGCTGGCTACAGTGCACTCCCGATGCCACCAAGCCAGCAGATAGCCACCCATGTTAACCTGCCCTCCGCGGGCATGATGCAATCgctgccaccgccgccgcccacTACATACGACGATCGGAGCAGCATGCCAC CAGCTCCTCCTTCGCCACTAACGGTGTCGCAGCACGAGATGACCGAGCAGAGTCACATTGGCATGCACACTTTGGGACGCAATATCAACAG GAATCCAAATAG GAATCACTTCAGCTTGAATTTCGCTCGTCCCGGCTCACAGTCGCCTCCCTTGCCACCTCCGCCACCGCCGGAGGATGAGCATCAGGACTTCGGACGACCACGCACATCGACGGGACCGCAGCTGGCGCCCATAGTGCCCGAGGATCAGAACCTACCCGGTTGGGTGCCCAAGAACTTCATTGAGAAGG TGGTAGCAATCTACGACTATTATGCCGACAAGGACGACGAGCTGAGCTTCCAAGAAAGCTCAGTGCTGTACGTGCTCAAGAAAAACGACGACGGCTGGTGGGAGGGCGTCATGGATGGAGTTACCGGTCTGTTTCCGGGCAACTACGTAGAACCGTGTGTCTAA
- the LOC6606441 gene encoding uncharacterized protein LOC6606441: MSNIILNHGVTLDRKCNCRGTGNDLQLLNTDKVTNYGLMRTGKCKGKANPLTLKLKTFINHGTLVLHKCHCNAQLLHIIDLINYGTVINCMTTCKLSKENELKEHVESKESNAPDQESLETPLDLSASSSSVLCPEEITKFADLPKKCNESRDVSSKGCTVSPNKTLKRSVESGEPTGNPPKQLALNTVLKSIYKSSQQNMGSSKECAIPVQYPNVLQMCPSCIISFQNEINHPKNVSFIPKIRKYKCPYCLNSKANQIEYKAHTAICQQEPKPYKCPGCPYKSTKSSSVNGHSATCFFLLVLRKHHYKCVSLKHCSN, from the exons ATGTCGAACATAATTTTAAACCACGGTGTTACACTCGATCGGAAATGCAACTGCAGGGGAACAGGAAACGACTTACAACTGCTGAATACGGATAAGGTGACCAATTACGGATTGATGAGGACAGGCAAATGCAAGGGAAAAGCCAATCCGCTAACTCTAAAGCTAAAAACCTTTATCAACCACGGAACTTTGGTGCTCCACAAATGCCATTGCAACGCGCAACTCCTTCATATCATCGATTTGATCAACTACGGAACCGTGATCAACTGCATGACCACCTGCAAGTTGAGCAAAGAAAATGAACTGAAGGAACACGTGG AATCCAAGGAATCGAATGCGCCTGACCAGGAATCACTAGAAACACCATTGGACCTGAGTGCTTCAAGTAGCTCAGTTTTATGCCCTGAGGAAATTACGAAATTCGCAGACTTGCCAAAGAAGTGCAACGAATCACGTGATGTTTCATCAAAGGGATGTACAGTTTCACCAAACAAAACACTGAAACGTTCTGTGGAATCCGGAGAACCCACCGGCAACCCACCAAAACAGCTCGCGTTGAACACAGTATTAAAATCGATCTACAAATCTTCGCAACAGAATATGGGATCATCTAAGGAGTGTGCCATTCCTGTGCAGTACCCAAATGTATTACAGATGTGTCCTAGTTGTATCATATCTTTTCAAAATGAGATAAATCATCCGAAAAACGTTTCATTCATACCAAAAATTAGGAAATATAAGTGCCCTTACTGCCTAAACAGTAAGGCCAACCAGATCGAGTACAAGGCTCACACGGCCATCTGTCAGCAGGAACCGAAGCCTTACAAGTGCCCGGGATGCCCCTACAAGTCCACAAAATCATCAAGTGTTAATGGACACTCTGCCACTTGTTTCTTTCTGCTTGTCCTCAGAAAGCATCATTACAAATGCGTTTCTTTAAAACATTGCAGCAACTAA
- the LOC6606439 gene encoding abl interactor 2 isoform X4 gives MLTETPMASENIMDELASLIRTEIPDGRQSLRDSYTNLERVADYCEDTYYRADNKKAALEATKNYTTQSLASVAYQINTLAYSYMQLLELQAQQLGEMESQMNHIAQTVHIHKEKVARREIGVLTANKVSSRQFKIVAPINPEKPIKYVRKPIDYSMLDEIGHGINSAQHSQVRQKHRGSSHGSVQSLLPPSVGPPPTTKPPTPPQMSRAGNTGTLGKSVSNTGTLGKSSREYRTPPVVNPPQVPSHYAPNYPIGHPKRMSTASSTMTTTTTGGGAAGNERAAGYSALPMPPSQQIATHVNLPSAGMMQSLPPPPPTTYDDRSSMPPPPSPLTVSQHEMTEQSHIGMHTLGRNINRNHFSLNFARPGSQSPPLPPPPPPEDEHQDFGRPRTSTGPQLAPIVPEDQNLPGWVPKNFIEKVVAIYDYYADKDDELSFQESSVLYVLKKNDDGWWEGVMDGVTGLFPGNYVEPCV, from the exons ATGTTGACCGAAACCCCCATGGCCAGCGAGAACATCATGGACGAACTAGCCTCTCTGATACGCACCGAGATCCCCGATGGCCGCCAGAGTCTGCGGGACAGCTACACGAACCTGGAGCGGGTGGCCGACTACTGCGAGGACACCTACTACCGCGCGGACAACAAGAAGGCGGCCCTGGAGGCCACCAAGAACTATACCACCCAGTCGCTGGCCAGCGTGGCCTACCAGATCAACACGCTCGCCTACAGCTATATGCAGCTCCTCGAGCTCCAGGCCCAGCAGCTCGGCGAGATGGAGTCCCAGATGAACCACATCGCCCAGACGGTGCACATCCACAAGGAGAAGGTGGCCAGGAG AGAGATTGGCGTGCTTACGGCTAACAAGGTGAGCTCGCGCCAGTTTAAGATCGTGGCGCCCATCAATCCGGAGAAGCCCATCAAGTATGTGCGCAAGCCCATCGACTACTCGATGTTGGACGAGATTGGCCACGGCATTAACTCGGCCCAGCACTCGCAGGTGCGACAGAAACATCGAGGCTCCAGCCATGGGTCCGTGCAATCCCTATTGCCACCGTCGGTGGGACCTCCGCCAACCACAAAGCCCCCAACTCCGCCGCAGATGTCGCGGGCTGGGAACACTGGCACCCTGGGCAAGTCGGTCAGCAATACCGGGACACTAGGCAAAAGCTCGCGGGAGTACCGCACTCCGCCTGTGGTCAATCCACCACAGGTGCCATCGCATTACGCTCCAAACTATCCTATTGGACATCCAAAGCGAATGTCGACGGCTTCTTCAACGATGACGACCACCACCACAGGCGGCGGAGCGGCGGGCAATGAGCGAGCTGCTGGCTACAGTGCACTCCCGATGCCACCAAGCCAGCAGATAGCCACCCATGTTAACCTGCCCTCCGCGGGCATGATGCAATCgctgccaccgccgccgcccacTACATACGACGATCGGAGCAGCATGCCAC CTCCTCCTTCGCCACTAACGGTGTCGCAGCACGAGATGACCGAGCAGAGTCACATTGGCATGCACACTTTGGGACGCAATATCAACAG GAATCACTTCAGCTTGAATTTCGCTCGTCCCGGCTCACAGTCGCCTCCCTTGCCACCTCCGCCACCGCCGGAGGATGAGCATCAGGACTTCGGACGACCACGCACATCGACGGGACCGCAGCTGGCGCCCATAGTGCCCGAGGATCAGAACCTACCCGGTTGGGTGCCCAAGAACTTCATTGAGAAGG TGGTAGCAATCTACGACTATTATGCCGACAAGGACGACGAGCTGAGCTTCCAAGAAAGCTCAGTGCTGTACGTGCTCAAGAAAAACGACGACGGCTGGTGGGAGGGCGTCATGGATGGAGTTACCGGTCTGTTTCCGGGCAACTACGTAGAACCGTGTGTCTAA